The proteins below come from a single Eucalyptus grandis isolate ANBG69807.140 chromosome 3, ASM1654582v1, whole genome shotgun sequence genomic window:
- the LOC104440486 gene encoding germin-like protein subfamily 1 member 7: protein MKFLLISFLILALAIATALAYDPSPLQDICVATNDLESGVFVNGKFCKDPKQATADDFIFMGLRNPGNTSNPLGSKVTQAFVQQFPGLNTLGISMARIDFTPGGLNPPHNHPHGTEVLIVVEGTLLVGFVTSDQLNNTLFTKVIYKGDVFVFSIGLIHFQLNIGNTYALAFSSFSSQNPGLITIANAVFGAKPPISADVLTKAFQLNKKVVEYLEAQFWYDNN, encoded by the exons ATGAAGTTTCTGCTGATTAGCTTTCTCATCTTGGCTTTGGCCATTGCCACTGCTTTAGCTTACGACCCGAGTCCTCTTCAGGACATATGCGTGGCCACCAATGACCTGGAATCTGGAG TATTTGTGAATGGAAAATTCTGCAAGGACCCGAAACAAGCCACGGCTGATGATTTCATCTTTATGGGGCTTAGGAATCCTGGAAACACATCAAATCCGCTCGGATCAAAAGTCACACAGGCTTTTGTCCAGCAATTTCCAGGACTCAACACTCTTGGAATATCCATGGCTCGCATTGACTTTACTCCCGGCGGCCTAAATCCTCCCCACAATCACCCTCATGGCACTGAGGTTCTGATCGTGGTGGAGGGTACGCTACTCGTTGGCTTCGTCACGTCCGACCAATTAAACAACACTCTCTTCACAAAAGTCATATACAAGGGGGACGTGTTTGTGTTCTCTATTGGTCTCATTCACTTCCAGTTGAATATCGGAAACACATACGCGCTAGCCTTTTCCAGTTTTAGCAGCCAGAACCCTGGGCTCATTACCATTGCTAATGCTGTCTTCGGAGCGAAGCCACCCATTTCTGCTGATGTTCTCACCAAGGCCTTCCAATTAAACAAGAAGGTCGTCGAGTATCTCGAGGCGCAATTTTGGTATGACAACAACTAA